A region of Streptomyces sp. WMMC500 DNA encodes the following proteins:
- a CDS encoding serine hydrolase domain-containing protein — protein MTSTHLSRRALAGVALTGTAAAAVPSALAGLTALSAQPAAAAPAPSAPTPPLPPLDPAALQAAIDDLEHPPSTAAQLRVGGTAGRWYGSSGVADTGTRRPVSPYHRVRIGSVTKVFVATVVLQLVAEGRVALDAPVTRLLPGLLPARFAPVTVRHLLTHTSGLPDHVGIPEPQTAEEVFRHRFDHWTPREWVATATHGPLKFAPGTRQEYRGINYVLAALIVDRVTARPYGHAVATRILRPLDLMRTAVPGDDRHIRGRHVRGYLRMADGSLRDITAYDQSSARGEGDMISTVDDLDRLLAALFAGELLPPDLLRLMFTLPPDDVRMPDGTPARYSAGLQQAVVGGVTLWGKTGETYGYKNAAFSTRDGRRRFVLAYHPTTARDGTESQMIARVAALLVARAPS, from the coding sequence ATGACCTCAACGCACCTGTCACGCAGGGCCCTTGCGGGCGTCGCGCTGACCGGGACGGCCGCCGCGGCCGTCCCGTCGGCGCTGGCCGGGCTGACCGCGCTGTCCGCGCAGCCGGCCGCCGCGGCTCCCGCTCCCTCCGCCCCCACCCCGCCCCTCCCGCCGCTGGACCCCGCCGCCCTCCAGGCCGCGATCGACGACCTGGAGCACCCGCCGTCCACCGCCGCGCAGCTCCGCGTCGGCGGCACCGCCGGCCGCTGGTACGGCTCCTCGGGCGTGGCCGACACCGGCACGCGGCGGCCGGTGTCTCCGTACCACAGGGTCCGGATCGGCAGCGTCACGAAGGTCTTCGTCGCCACGGTGGTGCTGCAACTGGTGGCGGAGGGCCGGGTCGCCCTGGACGCCCCGGTGACGCGCCTGCTGCCCGGGCTGCTGCCGGCCCGCTTCGCACCGGTCACCGTCCGGCACCTGCTGACCCACACCAGCGGGCTCCCCGACCACGTCGGCATCCCGGAGCCGCAGACCGCGGAGGAGGTGTTCCGCCACCGCTTCGACCACTGGACGCCGCGGGAGTGGGTGGCGACGGCGACGCACGGCCCGCTGAAGTTCGCCCCGGGCACCCGGCAGGAGTACCGCGGCATCAACTACGTCCTCGCCGCGCTGATCGTCGACCGGGTGACGGCCCGCCCGTACGGGCACGCGGTCGCGACCCGCATCCTTCGCCCACTGGATCTGATGCGCACCGCTGTCCCCGGCGACGACCGGCACATCCGCGGCCGGCACGTACGCGGCTACCTGAGGATGGCCGACGGCAGCCTGCGCGACATCACCGCGTACGACCAGTCCTCCGCGCGCGGCGAGGGCGACATGATCTCCACGGTGGACGACCTCGACCGGCTGCTGGCGGCGCTGTTCGCCGGCGAACTGCTGCCGCCCGACCTGCTGCGCCTGATGTTCACCCTGCCTCCCGACGACGTACGCATGCCGGACGGCACCCCGGCCCGCTACTCGGCCGGACTGCAGCAGGCCGTGGTCGGCGGCGTCACCCTGTGGGGCAAGACGGGCGAGACGTACGGCTACAAGAACGCGGCGTTCTCCACCCGCGACGGCCGCCGCCGCTTCGTCCTCGCCTACCACCCGACGACCGCCCGCGACGGCACCGAGAGCCAGATGATCGCCCGGGTCGCGGCCCTGCTTGTGGCGCGAGCCCCCTCCTAA
- a CDS encoding HAD-IA family hydrolase, producing MTTRPASPGPLRAVLFDSGGVLMRPIGGRWNPRADFEQTVLAHAPSITPEQFAAAISTGDDFFAASPSTPDYDDYHRVILDHLGVDPAPRLLADLRREVPPEVFLETYPDVRETLEELSRRGVRMAVVSDAWPDLPDIHAALGIGRFFEAYAISAVLGCTKPDPRIYHHASAALDLAPAQCLFVDDDPDLVAAAIRLGYAGRALCRDSADLPDVPSLTSLTELLRFF from the coding sequence GTGACGACACGACCCGCCTCTCCCGGCCCTCTCCGCGCCGTGCTCTTCGACTCGGGCGGCGTGCTGATGCGGCCGATCGGCGGCCGGTGGAACCCGCGAGCGGACTTCGAGCAGACCGTCCTCGCCCACGCCCCGTCGATCACACCGGAACAGTTCGCGGCGGCCATCAGCACGGGCGACGACTTCTTCGCCGCCTCGCCGTCGACGCCCGACTACGACGACTACCACCGGGTGATACTCGACCACCTCGGTGTCGATCCGGCCCCCCGGCTCCTCGCCGACCTGCGCCGGGAGGTCCCCCCGGAGGTCTTTCTGGAGACGTACCCGGACGTCCGGGAAACGCTGGAGGAGCTGAGCCGGCGGGGGGTGCGGATGGCCGTGGTATCGGACGCCTGGCCCGATCTGCCCGACATCCACGCCGCACTCGGCATCGGCCGGTTCTTCGAGGCGTACGCGATCTCCGCCGTCCTCGGCTGCACCAAGCCGGACCCGCGCATATACCACCACGCCAGCGCCGCGCTGGACCTCGCTCCCGCACAGTGTCTGTTCGTCGACGACGACCCGGACCTGGTCGCCGCGGCGATCCGGCTCGGCTACGCGGGACGTGCGCTGTGCCGGGACTCGGCCGACCTCCCGGACGTGCCCTCCCTCACCTCCCTGACGGAACTCCTGCGCTTCTTCTGA
- a CDS encoding SpoIIE family protein phosphatase, translating to MHGHEGGAATQEVAARLDQVLEQDTRAVGAHVGGLYLQTGQTLQMTTVTGVPRRLARPWSRVALAAPVPVAEAARSRSPVWLPDQQELARRFPRTALSFPYAVAMYVVPLVADGICWGAVLLLWPGTGSARPSDADLARVRTAAERMAGLLKEAADQGHPVGPRHVLRAVEPPPGRYQEPGAALTERLAEGMVALDLRGQMTFVNTRAAELLGHDRSELLRREPWEVLPWLGDPAHENAYLAALFSRLPTGFSARRPDGTWLSFRLYPDATGVTVWIRPEDRSEDMSERERPADEAPPGVPTRAGTLFHLLNLASSLTEATSVQEVCESLIEQMMPVLGTQGLAVLIADEGRLRVPGSRGFPEGMDEYFDGLPLAAQTEGARTIETGVPGFHPTNAELVRAYPEYQHYRDMAAFAFLPLTVSSGTIGCWVLGYDSPREFPPDERAELTTLTGMIAQALDRARLYDENARVARGLQDGLLPSSLPRVVGLEVAARYQPATHALDVGGDFYDLIDFGAGQVGAVIGDVQGHSVQAAALMGQIRTSMHTQARVGAHPEEVLAHSNRLLMEMSDGMFCSCLYVHFDMPGNRALLASAGHPPPILRHADHSTETLDLPPGLLLGIEEDVPFEAVEVPLPPGATLALYTDGLVERPGEDVGASIDRLAETLARAGDEPLDALADRIVERAKETVAAESSDDIALLLVSCTNPHPRQGPGRPPPSLRPMDTTGSAATRR from the coding sequence GTGCACGGGCACGAGGGCGGTGCCGCAACGCAGGAAGTCGCGGCACGTCTCGATCAGGTGCTTGAGCAGGACACCCGTGCCGTGGGTGCGCACGTGGGCGGGCTGTACCTCCAGACCGGACAGACGCTGCAGATGACGACGGTCACCGGCGTACCCCGCAGGCTGGCCCGGCCGTGGTCGCGTGTGGCCCTGGCGGCGCCGGTGCCGGTCGCCGAGGCGGCCCGTTCGCGGTCCCCGGTGTGGCTCCCCGACCAGCAGGAGCTGGCCCGCCGGTTCCCCCGCACCGCACTTTCCTTCCCCTACGCGGTGGCCATGTACGTCGTCCCGCTGGTGGCCGACGGCATCTGCTGGGGTGCCGTGCTGCTGCTGTGGCCGGGCACCGGCTCCGCCCGGCCGTCCGATGCCGACCTGGCGCGGGTCCGCACGGCGGCGGAGCGGATGGCCGGGCTGCTGAAGGAGGCCGCGGATCAGGGGCACCCGGTAGGACCGAGGCACGTGCTGCGTGCCGTCGAGCCGCCGCCCGGCCGCTACCAGGAGCCGGGCGCGGCCCTGACCGAACGCCTTGCCGAGGGCATGGTCGCACTCGACCTGCGCGGCCAGATGACCTTCGTCAACACGAGGGCGGCCGAGCTGCTCGGCCACGACCGCTCCGAGCTACTCCGCCGCGAGCCTTGGGAAGTGCTTCCCTGGCTGGGCGACCCCGCTCACGAGAACGCCTACCTCGCCGCGCTCTTCAGCCGCCTGCCCACCGGCTTCTCCGCCCGCCGGCCCGACGGCACCTGGCTCTCTTTCCGGCTCTACCCGGACGCCACCGGAGTCACCGTATGGATCAGGCCCGAGGACAGGTCCGAGGACATGTCCGAGCGCGAGCGGCCGGCCGACGAAGCGCCACCCGGCGTCCCCACACGCGCGGGCACCCTGTTCCACCTGCTGAACCTGGCCTCCTCCCTCACCGAGGCGACGAGCGTCCAAGAGGTGTGCGAGTCGCTGATCGAGCAGATGATGCCCGTCCTGGGCACCCAGGGCCTGGCCGTGCTGATCGCCGACGAGGGCCGGCTGCGGGTGCCCGGCTCCCGCGGCTTCCCGGAGGGGATGGACGAGTACTTCGACGGCCTGCCGCTGGCCGCCCAGACCGAGGGCGCACGCACCATCGAGACCGGTGTCCCCGGCTTCCACCCCACCAACGCCGAGCTGGTCCGCGCCTACCCGGAGTACCAGCACTACCGGGACATGGCCGCATTCGCCTTCCTGCCGCTGACGGTCTCCAGCGGCACCATCGGCTGCTGGGTACTCGGCTACGACAGTCCACGGGAGTTCCCTCCGGACGAACGCGCCGAGCTCACCACGCTGACCGGGATGATCGCTCAGGCCCTGGACCGCGCCCGGCTCTACGACGAGAACGCCCGGGTGGCCAGGGGCCTGCAGGACGGACTGCTGCCGAGCAGCCTGCCCCGCGTGGTGGGCCTGGAGGTCGCGGCGCGCTACCAGCCCGCGACGCACGCGCTGGATGTGGGCGGCGACTTCTACGACCTGATCGACTTCGGCGCCGGCCAGGTCGGTGCCGTGATCGGCGACGTCCAGGGGCACAGCGTCCAGGCCGCCGCCCTCATGGGACAGATCCGCACCTCCATGCACACCCAGGCCCGCGTGGGCGCCCACCCCGAGGAGGTACTCGCCCACAGCAACCGGCTGCTCATGGAGATGAGCGACGGGATGTTCTGTAGCTGCCTGTACGTCCACTTCGACATGCCGGGAAATCGTGCGCTCCTGGCATCCGCCGGCCACCCGCCGCCGATCCTCCGGCACGCCGACCACAGCACCGAGACCCTCGACCTGCCGCCCGGGCTGCTGCTCGGCATCGAGGAGGACGTCCCCTTCGAAGCGGTCGAGGTACCACTGCCGCCCGGCGCGACACTCGCGCTGTACACCGACGGCCTCGTGGAACGGCCCGGCGAAGACGTGGGCGCCTCCATCGACAGGCTCGCGGAAACCCTCGCCCGGGCCGGCGACGAGCCGCTGGACGCCCTCGCGGACAGGATCGTGGAACGGGCGAAGGAGACGGTCGCCGCCGAAAGCAGCGACGACATCGCCCTGCTCCTCGTCTCCTGCACGAACCCGCATCCCCGTCAGGGCCCCGGGCGACCTCCCCCCTCGCTCAGGCCGATGGACACGACCGGGTCGGCGGCTACAAGGCGTTGA
- a CDS encoding carboxymuconolactone decarboxylase family protein yields the protein MGAPSEADSRRQRFEHGMEVLTRVDGEGGQRVVDSLADISPELGHQVVAWGFGEIYDRPGLAPRDRQLVTLGMLTALGGCEPQLTVHVNAALNVGLSPREIVEALLHSAVYCGMPRALNATLTAKQVFAERGLLPVADD from the coding sequence ATGGGCGCACCCTCGGAAGCCGACAGCCGCCGGCAACGCTTCGAACACGGCATGGAGGTCCTCACCCGCGTCGACGGCGAGGGCGGACAGCGGGTCGTGGACTCCCTCGCCGACATCAGCCCGGAGCTGGGCCACCAGGTGGTCGCCTGGGGATTCGGTGAGATCTACGACCGGCCCGGACTGGCGCCCCGCGACCGGCAACTGGTCACCCTCGGCATGCTGACCGCTCTCGGCGGCTGCGAGCCGCAGCTCACCGTGCACGTCAATGCGGCCCTGAACGTGGGTCTGTCACCGCGGGAGATCGTCGAAGCGCTGCTGCACTCGGCCGTCTACTGCGGTATGCCCCGGGCCCTGAACGCCACGTTGACCGCGAAGCAGGTCTTCGCCGAGCGCGGGCTGCTGCCCGTGGCGGACGACTGA
- a CDS encoding cobalamin-dependent protein (Presence of a B(12) (cobalamin)-binding domain implies dependence on cobalamin itself, in one of its several forms, or in some unusual lineages, dependence on a cobalamin-like analog.), which translates to MADSGITDAARADFDACLADADEDAAIELAVGLVASGVSAEDVLLRLVAPAQVRVGERWESGEWTVAQEHAATHVSRQTVDGVASAARGTARSPAGAGSAGRVLVACSDGEWHVLPSHILTEVLRLRGFDVRSLGGSVSPQGILSEVHQNGPDVVALSCTLPWNLPLAHRQIESCRWAGVPVITGGKGFGPAGTWAYTLGADLYAADARDAADALLRRWPPVLRGVSSVQADAVDAYAALVRQRPGLLAHMAPALRDVCPGMHGAPGVEHEEGTGFLGRLLDSLAAAVYVDDERVFTRHLAFVRTYLSARSGDSRCLLAMADVLADRLNGSPRALDKLSAGRRFLVEGEDASHRPG; encoded by the coding sequence ATGGCTGATTCAGGTATCACCGACGCCGCCCGCGCCGACTTCGACGCCTGCCTGGCGGATGCGGACGAGGACGCCGCGATCGAGCTGGCCGTCGGTCTGGTGGCGAGCGGCGTGAGCGCGGAGGACGTGCTGCTCCGACTGGTGGCACCCGCGCAGGTGCGGGTCGGTGAGCGGTGGGAGTCCGGCGAGTGGACGGTGGCGCAGGAGCATGCGGCCACCCATGTCAGCAGGCAGACCGTGGACGGGGTCGCGTCCGCGGCCCGCGGCACCGCCCGCTCGCCCGCCGGGGCCGGTTCAGCGGGCCGTGTGCTGGTGGCCTGCAGCGACGGCGAATGGCACGTTCTCCCCTCCCACATCCTCACCGAGGTGCTGCGGCTGCGGGGCTTCGACGTGCGCTCACTGGGCGGGTCGGTGTCCCCGCAGGGGATTCTCTCGGAGGTCCACCAGAACGGCCCCGACGTGGTCGCTCTCTCGTGCACGCTGCCCTGGAACCTGCCGCTCGCCCACCGGCAGATCGAGAGCTGCCGGTGGGCCGGTGTTCCCGTCATCACGGGTGGCAAGGGGTTCGGTCCCGCGGGCACGTGGGCGTACACGCTGGGTGCGGACCTGTACGCGGCCGACGCCCGTGACGCCGCGGACGCCCTCCTTCGCCGCTGGCCGCCGGTGCTGCGCGGGGTGTCGTCGGTCCAGGCGGACGCCGTAGACGCGTACGCGGCCCTCGTCAGGCAACGTCCCGGGCTGCTGGCGCACATGGCCCCCGCGCTGCGTGACGTGTGCCCCGGCATGCACGGGGCCCCGGGCGTCGAGCACGAGGAGGGCACCGGGTTTCTCGGCAGGTTGCTGGACTCCCTGGCGGCGGCCGTCTACGTGGACGACGAGCGCGTGTTCACCCGGCATCTCGCCTTCGTGCGGACGTACCTCTCCGCCCGCTCGGGGGACTCCCGCTGCCTCCTGGCGATGGCGGACGTCCTGGCCGACCGGCTGAACGGGTCGCCGCGGGCGCTCGACAAACTGTCGGCGGGGCGCCGATTCCTCGTCGAGGGGGAGGACGCCTCCCACCGTCCGGGATGA
- a CDS encoding PH domain-containing protein encodes MTMPGEQELGAFVGRHQTDVARHGRVGIISLVIGVAAAGAAVPIVIQTFEDASSGTFAGLVVGVALLCLWSGITNGLRYTSRHGEVYTVREGGIVYRRTGESRVIPWESIRNVSDTGQKTAISAAMGWDVHCRIKIRNGKRLILTGFTYNAAELSRTIHQAVREGIHPRAPERG; translated from the coding sequence ATGACGATGCCGGGCGAACAGGAACTCGGTGCCTTCGTCGGGCGCCATCAGACCGACGTGGCGCGCCACGGACGGGTCGGGATCATCTCATTAGTTATCGGGGTCGCGGCCGCGGGCGCGGCCGTCCCGATCGTCATCCAGACCTTCGAGGACGCGTCCAGCGGCACCTTCGCCGGGCTGGTGGTGGGCGTGGCCCTGCTGTGCCTGTGGTCCGGCATCACCAACGGCCTGCGCTACACCAGCCGCCACGGCGAGGTCTACACGGTTCGCGAGGGCGGCATCGTCTACCGCAGGACGGGGGAGTCCCGGGTGATCCCCTGGGAGAGCATCCGCAACGTCTCCGACACCGGCCAGAAGACCGCGATCAGCGCCGCGATGGGCTGGGACGTCCACTGCCGCATCAAGATCCGCAACGGCAAACGCCTCATCCTCACGGGCTTCACGTATAACGCGGCCGAACTGTCCCGAACGATCCACCAGGCCGTACGCGAGGGAATCCACCCCCGCGCCCCGGAACGCGGCTGA